A region of Pseudoxanthomonas sp. CF385 DNA encodes the following proteins:
- a CDS encoding GFA family protein — MAIQTYRGSCHCGAVRYEADLDLAAGSGRCNCSLCTKTRFWGVVVRPDAFRLLQGEDELGSYRFGTHAVEHLFCRHCGIRSFGRGELEVLGGRYVSVNLACLDEVAPETLAEVPIRYFNGRDNDWFSEPAVTRHL; from the coding sequence ATGGCGATCCAGACCTACCGCGGAAGCTGCCATTGCGGCGCCGTCCGTTACGAAGCGGACCTCGACCTGGCCGCAGGCAGCGGCCGCTGCAACTGCTCCCTCTGCACGAAGACCCGGTTCTGGGGCGTCGTGGTCCGCCCGGACGCCTTCCGCCTCTTGCAAGGCGAAGACGAACTGGGCAGCTACCGGTTCGGCACCCATGCCGTCGAGCATCTGTTCTGCCGGCACTGCGGCATCCGGTCGTTCGGCCGCGGCGAGCTGGAAGTGCTGGGTGGCCGGTATGTCTCGGTGAATCTGGCGTGCCTGGACGAGGTGGCCCCGGAGACGCTGGCCGAAGTGCCCATCCGCTACTTCAACGGACGCGACAACGATTGGTTCTCCGAGCCTGCGGTCACCCGGCACCTTTAA
- the msrQ gene encoding protein-methionine-sulfoxide reductase heme-binding subunit MsrQ, protein MRKASRGLIAAKTAVHALALVPLAILAWQFIDVWRTGSDALGADPVAEIEHRTGLWALRLLMVALAITPLRQLTGQPVLLRFRRMLGLYAFFYASVHLTAYLALDLRGYWTQIFEEIVKRPYITVGFTAWLLLVPLAITSTQGWMRRLGRRWGQLHKLVYAIGVLAVLHFWWLVKSDIREPLLYAGILALLLGWRLWKSLSRRRTAATR, encoded by the coding sequence ATGCGTAAGGCCTCGCGCGGCCTCATCGCCGCCAAGACCGCGGTCCATGCGCTCGCGCTGGTGCCGCTGGCGATCCTCGCCTGGCAGTTCATCGATGTCTGGCGGACCGGCAGCGATGCGCTCGGCGCGGACCCGGTGGCCGAGATCGAACACCGCACGGGCCTGTGGGCGCTGCGCCTGCTGATGGTGGCGCTGGCGATCACGCCGCTGCGCCAGCTGACCGGACAGCCGGTGCTGCTGCGCTTCCGCAGGATGCTCGGGCTGTACGCCTTCTTCTATGCCAGCGTGCACCTGACCGCCTATCTGGCGCTGGACCTGCGCGGCTACTGGACGCAGATCTTCGAGGAAATCGTCAAGCGTCCCTACATCACCGTCGGGTTCACCGCCTGGCTGCTGCTGGTGCCGCTGGCGATCACCTCGACCCAGGGCTGGATGCGGCGCCTCGGTCGGCGCTGGGGCCAGCTGCACAAGCTGGTCTACGCGATCGGCGTGCTCGCCGTGCTGCACTTCTGGTGGCTGGTGAAGTCCGACATCCGCGAGCCGCTGCTCTATGCCGGCATCCTGGCGTTACTGCTGGGCTGGCGCCTCTGGAAATCGCTCAGCCGGCGCCGAACAGCAGCAACGCGCTGA
- a CDS encoding FHA domain-containing protein, whose protein sequence is MQNLRLHFTNRPSPDRPLTTGVHRIVREAAGTIGVGDALQGALLAQICVDRRGLWLQVANGMRGVHVNGRPVKRMAVLRPGDAVYVEGVELLLQSGFQSAADVRDADAGQGDARVVLRGLGGKYHGRSVSLEHPCVVGRARDAQIRVDDPTFAERHARLELRGDRVLLRDLGSADGSRVNGVAVRDALLIAGDQVVFDAQHRFVLEVPWAPSAQMADALPVDEDRNAQDVDAAPRAATRAVGRWPWLLLAALLMAAALSALLLFGAG, encoded by the coding sequence GTGCAGAACCTCCGACTTCACTTCACCAACCGCCCTTCGCCGGACCGGCCGCTGACCACGGGCGTGCACCGCATCGTGCGCGAAGCCGCCGGTACGATCGGGGTCGGCGACGCCTTGCAGGGCGCCTTGCTCGCGCAGATCTGCGTCGATCGGCGCGGCCTGTGGCTGCAGGTGGCCAACGGCATGCGCGGTGTCCACGTTAACGGGCGCCCGGTGAAGAGGATGGCGGTGCTGCGACCCGGCGACGCGGTCTATGTGGAAGGCGTGGAGCTGCTGCTGCAGTCGGGATTCCAGTCGGCGGCCGACGTGCGGGACGCCGATGCCGGCCAGGGCGACGCGCGCGTGGTCCTGCGGGGCCTGGGCGGCAAGTACCACGGGCGCAGCGTGTCGCTCGAGCATCCCTGCGTGGTGGGTCGCGCGCGCGACGCGCAGATCCGTGTGGACGACCCCACCTTCGCCGAGCGGCACGCGCGCCTTGAGCTGCGCGGCGACCGCGTCCTGCTGCGCGACCTGGGGTCGGCCGACGGCAGCCGCGTCAATGGCGTGGCGGTGCGGGATGCGCTGCTGATCGCGGGCGACCAGGTGGTATTCGATGCCCAGCACCGTTTCGTGCTCGAGGTGCCGTGGGCGCCCAGCGCACAGATGGCGGACGCTTTGCCGGTGGACGAGGACCGGAATGCGCAGGACGTCGATGCGGCGCCGCGCGCGGCCACGCGTGCGGTCGGCCGCTGGCCGTGGCTGCTGCTCGCCGCCTTGCTGATGGCGGCGGCGCTCAGCGCGTTGCTGCTGTTCGGCGCCGGCTGA
- a CDS encoding patatin-like phospholipase family protein, producing MLSIHSARQRGHNGKIGLAIAGGGPIGGMYELGALRALDEALDGLDLTRMDCYVGVSSGAFLAAGLANRMGTAEMCRIFITGTSDDAEFRPETFLRPNVSEYLRRAASLPGLYADWLSRLVRNPRRATRWSDLFLRFGGLVPTGIFDNEEVERFLRDIFSRRGRSNDFRTLEADLFVVAVDLDSGEAVRFGEEGWDDIPISRAVQASSALPGLYPPVEIGGRHFLDGALRRTMHASTVLDRGIDLMIGINPLVPFDANQAVTQAGDAEQVGLASGGLPAVLSQTLRTLLQSRMQIGMEKYPHRYPDIDQLVFEPNADDSELFFTNLFSFSSRHRVCQLAYRNTLADLRKRAPALKPMLAAHGIRYNDDIVNDRHRSILDGLDVTPRMTETTARLRRALDDVDQLVSSRRAARRP from the coding sequence ATGCTTTCGATCCACAGCGCGCGGCAACGGGGCCACAACGGCAAGATCGGGCTGGCCATCGCCGGCGGCGGCCCCATCGGCGGCATGTACGAACTGGGCGCGCTGCGCGCCCTGGACGAAGCCCTCGACGGCCTCGACCTGACCCGCATGGACTGCTACGTGGGCGTCAGTTCCGGCGCATTCCTCGCGGCCGGCCTGGCCAACCGGATGGGGACGGCCGAGATGTGCCGCATCTTCATCACCGGCACCAGCGACGACGCCGAATTCCGTCCGGAGACGTTCCTCCGTCCGAATGTCAGCGAGTACCTGCGGCGCGCGGCGAGCCTGCCTGGGCTGTATGCCGACTGGCTCTCGCGCCTGGTCCGCAACCCGCGCCGGGCCACGCGCTGGTCGGACCTGTTCCTGCGTTTCGGCGGCCTGGTGCCCACCGGCATCTTCGACAACGAGGAAGTCGAGCGCTTCCTGCGCGACATCTTCAGCCGTCGTGGCCGCAGCAACGACTTCCGTACGCTGGAGGCGGACCTGTTCGTGGTGGCCGTCGACCTGGACAGCGGCGAGGCGGTGCGTTTCGGCGAAGAAGGCTGGGACGACATCCCGATCTCGCGCGCCGTGCAGGCCAGCTCCGCCCTGCCCGGCCTGTACCCCCCGGTGGAAATCGGCGGTCGCCACTTCCTCGACGGCGCGCTGCGCCGGACGATGCACGCGAGCACCGTGCTGGACCGCGGCATCGACCTGATGATCGGCATCAATCCGCTGGTGCCGTTCGACGCCAATCAGGCCGTGACCCAGGCGGGCGACGCCGAGCAGGTGGGGCTGGCCAGCGGAGGGTTGCCCGCGGTGCTGTCGCAGACCCTGCGCACGCTGCTGCAATCGCGCATGCAGATCGGCATGGAGAAGTATCCGCATCGTTACCCCGACATCGACCAGTTGGTGTTCGAACCGAACGCCGACGACAGCGAGCTTTTCTTCACCAATCTCTTCAGTTTCTCCTCGCGCCATCGCGTCTGCCAGCTGGCCTACCGCAACACGCTGGCCGACCTGCGCAAGCGCGCGCCTGCGCTCAAGCCGATGCTGGCCGCGCACGGCATCCGCTACAACGACGACATCGTCAACGACCGCCACCGCTCGATCCTCGACGGCCTCGACGTGACGCCACGCATGACGGAAACCACCGCCCGCCTGCGCCGTGCCCTGGACGACGTGGACCAGCTCGTTTCCAGCCGCCGGGCCGCCCGGCGCCCCTGA
- a CDS encoding polyhydroxyalkanoic acid system family protein — protein sequence MASIDIQHAHSKSPKQARKAVEDVAKKLAERFDMAYGWDGDTLNFSRSGVEGKIALLADKLRVTANLGFLLSAMKGPIEAEIRRVLSEKFD from the coding sequence ATGGCCAGCATCGACATCCAGCACGCGCATTCCAAGTCGCCGAAGCAGGCCCGCAAGGCCGTGGAGGATGTCGCGAAGAAACTGGCCGAGCGCTTCGACATGGCATACGGCTGGGACGGCGACACGTTGAACTTCAGCCGCTCCGGCGTGGAAGGCAAGATCGCGCTGCTGGCCGACAAGCTTCGCGTCACCGCGAACCTCGGCTTCCTGCTGTCGGCGATGAAAGGACCGATCGAAGCCGAGATCCGGCGCGTGCTGAGCGAGAAGTTCGACTAA
- a CDS encoding SDR family oxidoreductase, with translation MSYFVTGATGFIGRYLVGNLLKRSGTVYVLVRKDSQKKFDAIAKKAGWDMKRVTVVHGDMTQPKCGVSAAQLRNLAGKVKHFFHLAAVYDLTASREAQQAANIDGTQHALDLAAALKAGCFHHTSSIAAAGLYPGIFREDMFEEAEGLDDAYLRTKHDSEGLVRKEKRIKWRIYRPGMVVGHSKTGEIDKIDGPYYFFTLIKKLRELLPQWVPVLGIEGGRINIVPVDFVADAMDHIAHKPRLDGHTFHLTDPEPMRVGEVLNTFCRAGHAPEMTMRIDARMFAFVPGSIRMAVGNLPPVRRFIGMLLRDFKIPKEVLKFITYPTRFDSRETERALKGSGIAVPRLDDYAWRLWDYWERHLDPDLFVDRSLKGKVRNKVVVITGGSSGIGLSTAQRVAEAGAITIIVARGEEELFKARDDMKKAGGKVFAYIADLADMADCDRLVKTVLDEHGHVDILINNAGRSIRRSIEASYDRFHDFERTMQLNYFGSIRLIMGFLPKMTERRKGHIINISSIGVLANSPRFSAYVASKAALDAFSRCAQGELSGKGISFTTINMPLVKTPMIAPTKMYDSVPTLSPEEAADLLVKAIIEKPSRIATRLGIFAALVNAVAPKAYEVVMNTAFELFPDSAAAKGDRKALKEAAPSQEQIAFASLMRGVHW, from the coding sequence ATGAGCTATTTCGTCACGGGCGCCACGGGATTCATTGGCCGCTACCTGGTCGGCAACCTCCTGAAGCGCAGCGGGACGGTCTACGTGCTGGTCCGGAAGGACTCGCAGAAGAAGTTCGACGCCATCGCCAAGAAAGCCGGCTGGGACATGAAGCGGGTCACCGTGGTGCACGGCGACATGACCCAGCCCAAGTGCGGCGTCAGCGCCGCGCAGCTGCGCAACCTGGCCGGCAAGGTGAAGCATTTCTTCCATCTGGCGGCGGTCTACGATTTGACCGCCAGTCGCGAAGCGCAACAGGCGGCCAACATCGACGGTACCCAGCACGCGCTGGACCTCGCGGCAGCCTTGAAGGCCGGCTGCTTCCACCACACCAGTTCCATCGCGGCGGCAGGTCTGTACCCCGGCATCTTCCGCGAGGACATGTTCGAGGAGGCCGAGGGCCTCGACGACGCCTACCTGCGGACCAAGCACGACTCCGAGGGGCTGGTGCGCAAGGAGAAGCGCATCAAGTGGCGCATCTACCGCCCGGGCATGGTGGTCGGCCACTCCAAGACCGGCGAGATCGACAAGATCGATGGCCCGTACTACTTCTTCACCCTGATCAAGAAGCTGCGCGAACTGCTGCCACAGTGGGTGCCGGTGCTCGGCATCGAGGGCGGACGCATCAACATCGTGCCGGTGGACTTCGTCGCCGATGCGATGGACCACATCGCGCACAAGCCCAGGCTGGACGGGCATACCTTCCACCTGACCGATCCGGAACCGATGCGCGTCGGCGAGGTGCTCAATACCTTCTGCCGTGCCGGCCATGCGCCGGAAATGACCATGCGCATCGACGCGCGCATGTTCGCCTTCGTGCCCGGCAGCATCCGCATGGCCGTGGGGAACCTGCCGCCGGTGCGGCGCTTCATCGGCATGCTGCTGCGCGACTTCAAGATCCCGAAGGAAGTGCTGAAGTTCATCACCTATCCGACGCGCTTCGACAGCCGCGAGACCGAGCGGGCACTCAAGGGCAGCGGCATCGCGGTACCGCGCCTGGACGACTACGCATGGCGCCTGTGGGACTACTGGGAGCGCCACCTTGACCCGGACCTGTTCGTCGACCGCTCGCTGAAGGGCAAGGTCCGCAACAAGGTGGTGGTCATCACGGGCGGCTCCTCCGGCATCGGCCTGTCCACGGCGCAGCGTGTGGCCGAAGCCGGCGCGATCACGATCATCGTGGCGCGCGGTGAGGAAGAGCTGTTCAAGGCGCGCGACGACATGAAGAAGGCGGGCGGCAAGGTGTTCGCGTACATCGCGGACCTGGCCGACATGGCGGACTGCGACCGGCTGGTGAAGACCGTGCTGGACGAACACGGCCACGTCGACATCCTGATCAACAATGCGGGCCGCTCGATCCGCCGTTCCATCGAGGCGAGCTACGACCGCTTCCACGATTTCGAGCGCACGATGCAGCTGAACTACTTCGGCAGCATCCGCCTGATCATGGGCTTCCTGCCGAAGATGACCGAGCGCCGAAAGGGCCACATCATCAACATCAGCTCGATCGGCGTGCTGGCCAACTCGCCGCGCTTCTCGGCCTATGTGGCGTCGAAAGCAGCGTTGGATGCCTTCAGCCGCTGCGCGCAGGGCGAACTGTCGGGCAAGGGCATCAGCTTCACCACCATCAACATGCCGCTGGTGAAGACGCCGATGATCGCGCCGACCAAGATGTACGACAGCGTGCCGACCCTTTCGCCGGAAGAGGCCGCCGACCTGCTGGTCAAGGCGATCATCGAGAAGCCGAGCCGCATCGCCACCCGCCTGGGCATCTTCGCGGCACTGGTGAATGCGGTGGCGCCGAAGGCCTACGAAGTGGTGATGAACACCGCGTTCGAGCTGTTCCCGGATTCGGCCGCCGCCAAGGGCGACCGCAAGGCGCTCAAGGAAGCGGCGCCCAGCCAGGAGCAGATCGCGTTCGCCTCGCTGATGCGGGGCGTGCACTGGTAA
- a CDS encoding TetR/AcrR family transcriptional regulator, translating to MARDTRQRILETALAMFNTQGEPHVTTNHIADELEISPGNLYYHFRNKDDIIEQLFARYEERMDAALTPPTDRLPGLEDIWLQLHLVFECIWDYRFLYRDLVEILSRNRRLRLRFARILKRADDSALAVMRGLGHAGVMRASATELAATATNVLVVSTFWLNYASARGEKDEQAAIRQGIVQVMMLVAPFLRDAERVHLNTLTQAYTA from the coding sequence GTGGCGCGCGATACCCGCCAGCGCATCCTCGAAACCGCCCTGGCGATGTTCAATACGCAGGGCGAGCCCCACGTCACGACGAACCACATCGCCGACGAGCTGGAGATCAGCCCCGGCAACCTGTACTACCACTTCCGCAACAAGGACGACATCATCGAGCAGCTCTTCGCCCGTTACGAAGAGCGCATGGATGCCGCCCTGACCCCGCCCACCGATCGCCTGCCGGGGCTGGAAGACATCTGGCTGCAACTGCACCTGGTGTTCGAATGCATCTGGGACTACCGCTTCCTGTACCGCGACCTCGTGGAGATCCTCAGCCGCAACCGTCGCCTGCGCCTGCGGTTCGCGCGCATCCTCAAGCGCGCGGACGACAGCGCATTGGCCGTGATGCGGGGACTCGGCCATGCCGGCGTGATGCGTGCCTCGGCCACGGAACTGGCGGCTACGGCCACCAACGTGCTGGTCGTGTCGACGTTCTGGCTGAACTACGCGTCGGCGCGCGGCGAGAAGGACGAACAGGCCGCGATCCGCCAGGGCATCGTGCAGGTGATGATGCTGGTGGCCCCGTTCCTGCGCGACGCCGAGCGCGTGCACCTGAACACGCTGACCCAGGCGTATACCGCCTGA
- the msrP gene encoding protein-methionine-sulfoxide reductase catalytic subunit MsrP, with product MSLRDALRIPASQITDESVYLERRRLLQTLAAVPALALSGCAEAEPPPAPRLAVTPEQARSGFRTAETLTRYEDVASYNNFYEFGTGKADPSTARKTLKTSPWSVVVGGECARPGRIALEDLLKGPTPEERIYRLRCVEGWSMVIPWLGVPLGEVLKKFEPTAKAKYVAFTTLADPVQMPGVRYRSINWPYREGLRIDEAMHPLTLLATGLYGKPLPQQNGAPLRLVVPWKYGFKSIKSIVEIKFVEKIPKTAWHDLQPSEYGFFSNVNPGVDHPRWSQKTERRIAGTQSKLFAERIPTRLFNGYADQVASMYAGLDLKKWY from the coding sequence ATGTCGTTGCGCGATGCCTTGCGGATCCCTGCCTCGCAGATCACGGACGAATCCGTCTACCTCGAACGCCGGCGCCTGCTGCAGACGCTGGCCGCCGTCCCGGCCCTCGCCCTGTCGGGCTGCGCCGAGGCCGAGCCCCCGCCGGCGCCCCGGCTTGCGGTGACGCCGGAGCAGGCGCGGTCGGGTTTCCGCACCGCGGAAACCCTGACCCGCTACGAGGACGTGGCCAGCTACAACAACTTCTACGAGTTCGGCACCGGCAAGGCCGACCCGTCGACCGCACGCAAGACGCTGAAGACATCGCCCTGGTCGGTGGTGGTGGGCGGCGAGTGCGCCCGGCCGGGACGGATCGCGCTCGAAGACCTGCTGAAGGGGCCGACGCCCGAGGAGCGCATCTACCGGCTGCGCTGCGTGGAAGGCTGGTCGATGGTCATCCCGTGGCTGGGCGTACCGCTGGGCGAGGTGCTGAAGAAGTTCGAGCCCACCGCCAAGGCCAAGTACGTCGCCTTCACCACCCTGGCCGATCCGGTGCAGATGCCCGGCGTGCGCTATCGCTCGATCAACTGGCCGTATCGCGAGGGCCTGCGCATCGATGAAGCGATGCACCCGCTCACCCTGCTGGCGACCGGCCTGTATGGCAAGCCGCTCCCGCAACAGAACGGCGCCCCGCTGCGGCTGGTCGTGCCGTGGAAGTACGGCTTCAAGAGCATCAAGTCGATCGTCGAAATCAAGTTCGTCGAGAAGATCCCGAAAACCGCCTGGCACGATCTGCAGCCGTCCGAGTACGGCTTCTTCTCCAACGTCAATCCGGGCGTCGACCATCCGCGCTGGAGCCAGAAGACCGAGCGGCGCATCGCCGGGACGCAGAGCAAGCTCTTCGCCGAGCGCATCCCCACCCGCCTCTTCAACGGCTACGCCGATCAGGTCGCCTCGATGTACGCCGGCCTGGACCTGAAGAAATGGTACTGA
- a CDS encoding restriction endonuclease: MSIWLLGLAVTLVTGIAATAYLWLVRRPRDEMSYGLHALSGLRWREFSKLVLAAMERRGLVEASPEPHESREPQSTFLLARGDERWLLSCKHGSAYRIAAAPVLELAASIRLGTAHGGILATEGNVEKEGRDAAQGNNIEVLDGPRLWPEVVDLIEPSLREQVMAYAAARAKRHIGIAWFGAVALGAAGMASWSGQQGPSIPAERPAPAARPAATAPVAAAPVPAAGFKEPTEEELEAQMREVLKALAKTPGITRGVWQTKLTLSVDRIASEKEVWPWICLELERYPALRTTRVQLNPPPGSSEPVRWRQCKNM, translated from the coding sequence ATGTCCATTTGGCTCCTTGGCCTGGCCGTCACCCTGGTGACCGGCATTGCGGCAACCGCCTACCTTTGGCTGGTCCGCCGTCCCCGCGATGAAATGTCCTATGGCCTGCACGCCCTGTCGGGCCTGCGCTGGCGTGAGTTCTCCAAGCTGGTGCTTGCCGCCATGGAGCGCCGCGGGCTGGTCGAAGCCAGCCCCGAACCCCACGAATCCCGCGAGCCGCAGTCCACTTTCCTGCTGGCGCGCGGCGACGAGCGTTGGCTGCTGTCCTGCAAGCACGGCTCCGCCTACCGGATCGCCGCCGCGCCGGTGCTCGAGCTGGCCGCCAGCATCCGCCTGGGCACCGCCCATGGCGGCATCCTCGCCACCGAGGGCAACGTGGAGAAGGAAGGCCGCGACGCCGCGCAAGGCAACAACATCGAAGTCCTCGACGGCCCCCGCCTGTGGCCCGAGGTGGTCGACCTGATCGAACCCAGCCTGCGCGAGCAGGTCATGGCCTATGCGGCCGCGCGCGCCAAGCGCCACATCGGCATCGCTTGGTTCGGTGCCGTCGCGCTCGGTGCGGCCGGCATGGCGAGCTGGTCCGGTCAGCAGGGTCCCTCCATTCCCGCCGAGCGCCCCGCACCCGCCGCACGCCCGGCGGCGACCGCCCCCGTGGCGGCCGCTCCCGTGCCGGCGGCCGGCTTCAAGGAGCCCACCGAGGAAGAGCTGGAAGCCCAGATGCGCGAGGTGCTGAAGGCGCTGGCCAAGACCCCGGGCATCACGCGCGGGGTGTGGCAGACCAAATTGACGCTCAGCGTGGACCGTATCGCCAGCGAGAAGGAAGTCTGGCCCTGGATCTGCCTGGAACTGGAGCGCTACCCCGCCCTGCGCACGACCCGCGTGCAGCTCAACCCGCCGCCGGGCAGCAGCGAGCCCGTGCGCTGGCGCCAGTGCAAGAACATGTGA
- a CDS encoding acyl-CoA-binding protein, which produces MADLKTAFDQASKDIQTLSERPDNDTLLRLYGLYKQGSEGDVKGDKPGFFDFVGTAKYEAWAKLKGTAPEDAQKKYVDLVKKLTA; this is translated from the coding sequence ATGGCAGATCTGAAGACGGCGTTCGACCAGGCATCCAAGGACATCCAGACGCTGTCCGAGCGCCCGGACAACGACACCCTGCTGCGGCTTTACGGGCTGTACAAGCAGGGCTCCGAAGGCGACGTCAAGGGCGACAAGCCGGGCTTCTTCGACTTCGTCGGCACCGCCAAGTACGAGGCCTGGGCCAAGCTGAAGGGCACCGCCCCCGAAGACGCGCAGAAGAAGTACGTGGACCTGGTGAAGAAACTCACCGCGTAG
- a CDS encoding group II truncated hemoglobin codes for MTDASAPTPYDRIGGEAGLRRMTERMYALMDTLPEAAAVRAQHPASLEGSEQKLFEFLSGWLGGPPLFTQKHGAPMLRARHLPFQIDMAEASGWLACFHGAMTDTVEDAELREFLWSRIEPLALHMRNMQALPLRWADPQQA; via the coding sequence ATGACCGACGCTTCCGCCCCCACTCCCTACGACCGTATCGGCGGCGAAGCCGGCCTGCGCCGGATGACCGAGCGGATGTACGCGCTGATGGACACGCTGCCGGAAGCGGCTGCAGTGCGTGCACAGCATCCGGCCTCGCTCGAGGGCAGCGAGCAGAAGCTGTTCGAATTCCTCAGCGGCTGGCTGGGCGGTCCGCCGCTGTTCACCCAGAAGCACGGCGCGCCGATGCTGCGCGCGCGGCACCTGCCTTTCCAGATCGACATGGCCGAAGCCAGCGGCTGGCTGGCGTGTTTCCACGGCGCCATGACGGATACCGTCGAGGACGCCGAGCTGCGCGAGTTCCTCTGGTCGCGGATCGAACCGCTGGCGCTGCATATGCGGAACATGCAGGCCCTGCCGTTGCGGTGGGCGGATCCTCAGCAGGCGTGA
- a CDS encoding phasin family protein yields MATLKKSARKKTASASTSSNEHLQAQAEQLSKRLGESAQQVWLAGVGAFGRAQAEGTKLFETLVKEGLSLEQITRKTAGGKAQAMRDAVETTVGQARERASDTWDRLEKVFEERVHRALRRLEVPSREDLSALIDRVDALNAELRKLGGAPVAKPARARKTPAKKSAPAAKKTPAKRASRRKAAP; encoded by the coding sequence ATGGCCACGCTGAAGAAATCCGCACGCAAGAAGACCGCTTCCGCTTCCACTTCCAGCAACGAACACCTGCAGGCCCAGGCCGAGCAGCTCTCCAAGCGCCTGGGCGAATCCGCGCAGCAGGTCTGGCTCGCGGGAGTGGGCGCGTTCGGACGCGCGCAGGCCGAGGGCACCAAGCTGTTCGAGACCCTGGTGAAGGAAGGCCTTTCGCTGGAGCAGATCACGCGCAAGACCGCCGGCGGCAAGGCGCAGGCGATGCGGGACGCCGTCGAGACCACCGTGGGCCAGGCCCGGGAACGCGCGTCGGACACGTGGGATCGTCTGGAGAAGGTATTCGAGGAGCGCGTGCATCGCGCGCTGCGCCGTCTCGAAGTGCCGAGCCGCGAAGATCTCTCGGCGTTGATCGATCGTGTGGACGCGCTGAACGCCGAACTGCGCAAGCTGGGTGGCGCTCCGGTGGCGAAGCCGGCACGGGCCCGCAAGACGCCCGCCAAAAAGTCGGCGCCGGCGGCGAAGAAAACGCCCGCCAAGCGTGCATCGCGCAGGAAGGCTGCACCATAA
- a CDS encoding YafY family protein produces MLSTSNRLLRLLSLLQSRRHWTGAELSQRLEIDRRTLRRDVERLRELGYPIDASPGLGGGYRLGSGSAMPPVLLEDDEAVAVAVALRTAAASVGRMEDTSLRLLSKLDQWLPARLRKRASALYSVTLSLAGGAPTSDVDALLRIAGACRDGFRLRMHYRDRSQKASERLIEPLRLVHTGSRWYLVAWDLQREDWRTFRVDRVQALHDTGTQFPPRAFPGDVVDYVAKSITQPFTRFQVRLRLPGSIETQAARVPPWCGILEAGDAHHCVLELGAESVEALLALMALVGPEFEVLDDRGLLPQLRAASLRLGETLAAA; encoded by the coding sequence ATGCTGAGCACATCGAACCGCCTGCTTCGCCTGTTGTCGCTGCTGCAGTCGCGCCGCCACTGGACGGGCGCGGAGCTGAGCCAGCGCCTGGAAATCGATCGCCGCACGCTGCGCCGCGACGTGGAGCGGCTGCGCGAGCTGGGCTATCCCATCGACGCCTCCCCGGGCCTCGGCGGCGGTTACCGGCTCGGGTCGGGCAGCGCCATGCCCCCCGTATTGCTGGAGGACGACGAGGCGGTCGCCGTGGCCGTCGCACTGCGGACCGCCGCCGCCAGCGTGGGACGGATGGAAGACACCTCCCTGCGCCTGCTGTCCAAGCTGGACCAATGGCTTCCCGCACGCCTGCGGAAGCGGGCCAGTGCGCTGTACTCGGTGACGCTGTCGCTGGCGGGCGGTGCGCCGACTTCAGACGTGGACGCCCTCCTGCGCATCGCGGGCGCCTGCCGGGACGGCTTCAGGCTGCGCATGCACTATCGCGACCGCAGCCAGAAAGCGAGCGAACGCCTGATCGAGCCGCTGCGGCTCGTGCACACCGGCAGCCGCTGGTACCTGGTGGCCTGGGATCTCCAGCGCGAAGACTGGCGGACCTTCCGGGTCGACCGTGTGCAGGCGCTGCACGATACCGGCACGCAGTTCCCGCCGCGCGCGTTTCCGGGCGACGTGGTCGACTACGTGGCCAAGTCGATCACCCAGCCGTTCACGCGCTTCCAGGTGCGGCTGCGCCTGCCGGGATCCATCGAGACGCAGGCCGCGCGCGTGCCGCCGTGGTGCGGCATCCTTGAGGCCGGCGATGCGCATCACTGCGTTCTGGAGCTGGGCGCGGAATCGGTGGAGGCGCTGCTCGCGCTGATGGCGCTGGTGGGTCCGGAGTTCGAAGTGCTCGACGATCGCGGCCTGCTGCCGCAACTGCGCGCGGCGTCGCTCCGGCTGGGCGAGACGCTCGCCGCCGCGTAA